In a single window of the Niabella ginsenosidivorans genome:
- a CDS encoding glycoside hydrolase family 9 protein produces the protein MAIKTFAADEWIRINQLGYIPKGIKVAVWASKNNAIPKNFQLVSTQTGSVIFSGVTGAPFGAYGPFSQTLRLNFSAFHTPGTYYLTCGNARSPVFTIGDDVYAGIADFGLRYLRQQRSGFNPFLKDSCHTHDGYTMYGPMPDTTRINVWGGWHDATDYLQYVTTSANATFHLLSAYRDFPGIFTDHYQANGLEGSNGMADVLDEAKWGLDWLLKMHPRKDWMFNQLADDRDHHGFRLPDEDSVDYGVGPGLGRPVYFATGKPQGLGKYKNRTTGVASTAGKFSSVFALAAIIYQNNPSLASLFKERSLSAYEMGLAKPGACQTAPNREPYFYEEDNWTDDMELAAAELYSLTGEKSYYTQSIRYSKEEKVTPWMGQDTARHYQWYPFHNFGHYELAKEAAAPENKTITSYYKEGIERVWNKARKNAFYRGVPFIWCSNNLNTSFAIQCYLYRQLSGDNRFDELAQACFDWLFGCNPWGTGMVYGLPAGGDTPADPHSSFSQLKHYPLDGGMVDGPVYGSIFKNLRGLKLMHEDPYAAFQSDYVVYHDDSGDYSTNEPTTDGTASLVYLMAAKEAEARNLSGNNTVTAYGGIIRGDTTKKNIALVFTGDEFGDGIYSIARTLQTRKIHASFFLTGNFYRNPSFKKGIQLLQKDSNYLGSHSDRHPLYCDWTNRDSLLISRRQFLNDLTAAYQELKQWNITPKEAPYFLPAYEWYNDSIAAWTKDFGLQLVNFTPGTRSNADYTFPKMGEKYVPGDTIYNSILHYEKKSPSGLNGFILLLHIGTDPDRTDKFYDRLPQLIDALREKGYRFLRIDQLLKEQ, from the coding sequence ATGGCAATAAAAACATTTGCCGCCGATGAGTGGATCCGCATCAATCAGCTGGGATATATTCCCAAAGGTATCAAGGTTGCAGTGTGGGCCTCAAAGAACAATGCTATACCCAAAAACTTTCAATTGGTCAGTACACAAACCGGTTCGGTGATTTTTTCGGGTGTTACAGGCGCGCCTTTTGGTGCTTACGGCCCTTTTTCCCAAACCCTGCGGTTGAATTTTTCCGCATTCCATACACCCGGCACCTATTATCTTACCTGCGGAAATGCCCGGTCGCCTGTCTTTACCATTGGCGATGATGTATATGCAGGGATCGCCGATTTCGGGCTGCGCTACTTAAGACAGCAGCGGAGCGGATTCAATCCCTTTTTAAAAGACAGTTGTCACACGCACGATGGTTATACCATGTATGGCCCGATGCCGGATACCACCCGCATTAATGTATGGGGCGGCTGGCATGATGCAACAGATTACCTGCAGTATGTGACCACTTCTGCAAATGCTACTTTTCACCTGCTGTCCGCCTACAGGGATTTTCCCGGGATCTTTACGGATCATTACCAGGCAAACGGACTGGAAGGCAGCAACGGCATGGCAGATGTATTAGACGAAGCCAAATGGGGGCTTGACTGGCTGCTGAAAATGCATCCCCGTAAAGACTGGATGTTTAATCAACTGGCGGATGACCGCGACCATCATGGTTTCCGCCTGCCTGATGAAGATTCTGTGGACTATGGCGTGGGCCCCGGGCTGGGGCGGCCTGTTTACTTTGCCACCGGAAAACCCCAGGGTTTGGGAAAATACAAAAACCGGACAACCGGCGTTGCTTCTACCGCCGGTAAGTTCAGCAGCGTCTTTGCTTTGGCCGCCATCATTTATCAAAACAATCCTTCCCTGGCTTCCCTGTTTAAAGAGCGGTCCCTGTCTGCTTATGAAATGGGGCTTGCAAAACCCGGTGCCTGCCAGACAGCGCCCAACCGGGAACCTTATTTCTATGAGGAGGATAACTGGACAGACGATATGGAGCTGGCTGCCGCAGAGCTTTACAGCCTCACCGGAGAAAAAAGCTATTATACACAATCGATCCGGTATAGCAAAGAGGAAAAAGTAACGCCCTGGATGGGGCAGGATACCGCCCGTCATTACCAATGGTACCCTTTCCACAATTTCGGACATTATGAGCTGGCCAAAGAAGCAGCGGCACCGGAAAACAAAACGATAACCAGCTATTACAAAGAAGGCATTGAGCGGGTATGGAACAAAGCCAGGAAAAACGCTTTTTACCGGGGTGTTCCCTTTATCTGGTGCTCCAACAACCTCAACACGTCTTTTGCCATACAATGTTACCTGTATAGGCAACTGAGCGGAGATAACCGGTTTGATGAGCTGGCCCAGGCCTGCTTTGACTGGCTCTTTGGATGCAACCCATGGGGAACGGGCATGGTGTATGGATTACCGGCAGGTGGTGATACGCCCGCCGATCCGCACTCCTCATTTTCCCAGCTGAAGCATTATCCCCTTGATGGGGGCATGGTCGACGGTCCTGTATACGGCAGCATCTTCAAAAACCTCAGGGGATTAAAATTGATGCATGAGGATCCCTATGCCGCTTTTCAATCGGATTATGTGGTGTATCATGATGATTCCGGCGATTACAGCACCAATGAGCCTACAACAGACGGAACCGCCTCGCTGGTGTACCTGATGGCCGCAAAGGAAGCGGAAGCCCGTAACCTTTCAGGGAATAATACCGTTACGGCTTATGGAGGGATCATAAGAGGAGACACGACTAAAAAAAATATTGCGCTGGTTTTTACCGGGGATGAATTTGGAGACGGCATTTACTCCATTGCCCGAACCCTGCAAACAAGAAAGATCCATGCCTCTTTTTTCCTCACCGGTAATTTTTACCGGAACCCTTCTTTTAAAAAAGGCATACAACTGCTGCAAAAGGACAGTAACTACCTGGGCTCGCATTCAGACCGGCATCCCTTGTATTGCGACTGGACCAACCGGGACAGCCTGCTGATCTCGCGCAGGCAGTTTTTGAACGATTTAACAGCAGCTTACCAGGAACTGAAACAATGGAACATTACCCCCAAGGAGGCTCCTTATTTTTTACCGGCCTATGAATGGTACAATGATTCGATTGCCGCATGGACAAAAGACTTTGGTTTACAGCTGGTCAACTTTACACCGGGTACGCGGAGCAATGCAGATTATACTTTTCCCAAAATGGGAGAAAAATATGTGCCCGGTGACACCATTTATAACAGCATCCTTCATTATGAAAAAAAAAGCCCTTCCGGGTTAAACGGTTTTATACTGCTGCTGCATATTGGTACTGACCCGGACCGTACGGATAAATTCTATGACCGCCTGCCCCAACTCATTGACGCACTCAGAGAAAAAGGCTACCGGTTCCTGCGGATCGATCAGCTGTTGAAGGAGCAATGA
- a CDS encoding cellulase gives MKKIFLFIATGFLMMAASGQVKLPAAYLKDSFPVLVSHCKAVLDKAYMAQKLIATTDTLPGWEGFPVKLYQYKTGNDLYTGQPKTGMVYLLNPSPQKLALWIATACWIAKGSVAGRYTDSLLAWINRQSNAQFPVKGVVYEDQYTNDFQEPYVFKDGVTVYVKDSTMFPKDKTCTPEQLAFYLRLTNDDLKPQTGQYARIASTRREDYIANGGTEAVGDAGNRKIKWLDVVRDLYKKAWNSDENELIIFWAKDHL, from the coding sequence ATGAAAAAAATATTCCTTTTTATAGCAACCGGTTTTTTAATGATGGCCGCCAGCGGGCAGGTAAAGCTGCCGGCGGCTTATCTTAAAGACAGCTTTCCCGTATTGGTCAGTCATTGCAAAGCTGTTCTGGATAAGGCATACATGGCGCAGAAGCTGATAGCAACAACGGATACCTTACCCGGCTGGGAGGGTTTTCCGGTAAAGCTGTATCAATATAAAACAGGCAATGACCTGTATACCGGTCAGCCCAAGACAGGGATGGTCTATTTGCTGAATCCTTCTCCTCAAAAGCTGGCGCTGTGGATCGCCACGGCCTGCTGGATCGCCAAAGGGTCAGTGGCCGGCCGCTATACAGATTCCCTGCTTGCGTGGATCAACAGGCAATCCAATGCCCAGTTTCCGGTAAAAGGCGTGGTTTATGAAGATCAGTATACAAATGACTTCCAGGAGCCTTATGTTTTCAAGGATGGAGTTACGGTGTATGTAAAAGACAGTACGATGTTCCCAAAAGACAAGACCTGTACACCGGAGCAACTGGCATTTTACCTGCGGTTAACCAATGATGACCTGAAACCGCAAACGGGGCAATATGCCCGTATTGCAAGCACCCGGCGCGAAGATTATATTGCTAACGGGGGCACAGAAGCTGTAGGCGATGCCGGCAACCGGAAAATAAAATGGCTGGATGTAGTACGTGATCTTTATAAAAAAGCCTGGAACTCCGATGAAAATGAACTCATCATTTTCTGGGCAAAAGATCACTTATAA
- a CDS encoding DeoR/GlpR family DNA-binding transcription regulator — protein MEQPSGGMFKNERQAYILRQINLHNKVLSSSLSEELNVSEDTIRRDLAELAEAGDIIKVHGGALSKSYHYPVQQTKVYAQEEKKIIAKKTVELIKPGMTILIEAGTTMLELVRLLPEKLEATFFTVSPLMALHLAEYSLLKVILIGGQMDMSSQITLGEKPVYELNQIKADLCIFGVNALNAKTGLTEREWNVAQVKKAMIACCDRLAVITISEKLNSTFNMKICSPQQIDYLITELKPSDKKLIPYKKNMIVL, from the coding sequence ATGGAACAACCCAGCGGCGGTATGTTTAAAAATGAACGTCAGGCGTATATTTTAAGGCAGATCAACCTGCATAATAAAGTGCTGTCCTCTTCGCTGAGCGAGGAGCTGAATGTTTCTGAAGATACCATCCGCAGGGATCTTGCCGAACTGGCAGAAGCCGGTGACATTATAAAAGTGCATGGAGGGGCGCTTTCCAAGTCGTACCACTACCCGGTGCAGCAAACAAAGGTCTATGCGCAGGAAGAGAAAAAGATCATCGCAAAAAAAACGGTCGAATTAATAAAACCGGGCATGACGATCCTGATTGAGGCGGGCACTACGATGCTGGAGCTGGTGCGCCTGCTCCCGGAAAAGCTGGAAGCTACTTTCTTTACAGTAAGCCCTTTAATGGCACTGCACCTGGCAGAATATTCATTGCTGAAAGTGATCCTGATTGGTGGCCAGATGGATATGTCTTCCCAGATCACCCTTGGCGAAAAGCCTGTTTATGAGCTGAACCAGATAAAGGCAGACCTGTGCATTTTTGGAGTCAATGCTTTAAATGCCAAAACCGGTCTTACGGAAAGGGAATGGAACGTGGCCCAGGTAAAGAAGGCAATGATCGCGTGCTGCGACAGGCTGGCCGTGATCACTATTTCAGAAAAGCTGAACTCTACATTCAATATGAAGATCTGCAGCCCGCAGCAGATCGATTACCTGATCACCGAGTTAAAACCTTCCGATAAAAAGCTGATCCCCTATAAAAAGAATATGATCGTGTTATAA
- a CDS encoding ROK family protein, which yields MAVIGLDLGGTKLAVALFTEEGSLLYKERVPLTLLQGEATGALIADRITALKNRFPETAITGAGICVPGIYYAKTGNVWCPNIKGWENYPLGKRLSEACGAMPIVIDSDRACYILGEAWKGTAKGCNNAIYLSVGTGIGAGILSGGAVVRGQHDIAGAIGWMALAQPFQLPFKQYGCFEHSASGEGIARYTRELLDTMNDYNGLLRAIDAERLKAQHVFEAFEQKDVLATAVIRHCVQFWGMAAANLVSLFDPEKIIFGGGVFGPAQKLIPDIREEAAKWAQPVSMPSVLFVPGSLGADAGLYGAASLVLQKAIPYPNHDQ from the coding sequence ATGGCAGTAATCGGATTGGATTTAGGCGGCACCAAATTAGCGGTTGCTTTATTTACTGAAGAAGGCAGCCTGCTTTACAAAGAGCGTGTGCCTTTAACGCTTTTGCAGGGCGAAGCAACAGGAGCACTGATCGCCGACCGGATCACAGCATTAAAGAACAGGTTTCCGGAAACAGCCATTACCGGTGCCGGCATTTGCGTGCCGGGCATTTATTATGCAAAAACAGGTAATGTGTGGTGCCCGAACATCAAGGGCTGGGAGAATTACCCACTTGGAAAGCGGCTTTCAGAAGCCTGTGGGGCTATGCCCATTGTCATTGACAGTGATCGCGCCTGTTATATTCTGGGAGAAGCCTGGAAAGGAACAGCAAAGGGATGCAACAATGCCATTTATTTATCTGTAGGCACCGGTATCGGTGCCGGTATCTTATCCGGAGGAGCTGTTGTAAGAGGCCAGCATGATATTGCCGGGGCCATTGGCTGGATGGCCTTAGCCCAACCCTTTCAGCTTCCTTTTAAACAATATGGCTGCTTCGAGCATTCCGCCTCCGGGGAAGGCATTGCCCGTTATACCCGTGAGCTCCTGGATACGATGAACGATTACAACGGACTGTTGAGAGCCATTGATGCAGAACGTTTAAAAGCACAGCATGTTTTTGAAGCATTTGAACAGAAGGATGTGCTGGCAACAGCCGTGATCCGCCACTGTGTGCAGTTTTGGGGAATGGCGGCTGCCAACCTTGTAAGTCTTTTTGACCCGGAAAAGATCATTTTCGGTGGAGGTGTTTTTGGGCCTGCCCAAAAGCTGATCCCTGACATACGGGAAGAAGCAGCAAAATGGGCACAGCCGGTCAGCATGCCATCTGTGTTATTCGTACCCGGCAGCCTTGGTGCTGACGCAGGGCTATACGGAGCGGCATCACTGGTATTACAAAAAGCCATTCCGTACCCCAACCATGATCAATAA
- a CDS encoding MFS transporter, with the protein MINKQLLFSAACAGMLFFGVCLITLGSVVPDLKVTYGLNDLEAGALFSILPFGVLAGSLIFGPVCDRYGYKFLLSIACICMAIGLEGIAFAPTLLVLNSCVFLFGAGGGAINGATNALVADISHTNKGANLSLLGVFFGIGALGMPFILGLLQHHFNYTVICAVAGITCFLLGICYALLTFPEPKQQPNGTGTKSSFLLKESFLWLISFFLFFQSSFEAIINNWTTSYLSSRFKFEKETSLFALSLFVTGMAVMRLLLGSFFRTAKKVHLFPLLFGLVASGLLFLTFGNSFFTAASGLILTGAGLAGGFPFMLGYLGSRYAAASGTAFSIALTIALTGNILINSITGIIIQYYGIRHLTTIACTELAFMIFLYFFIIKQLKS; encoded by the coding sequence ATGATCAATAAGCAACTTCTTTTCAGCGCAGCCTGTGCCGGCATGCTCTTTTTTGGCGTTTGCCTGATAACGCTGGGCTCCGTTGTACCGGATTTAAAAGTTACCTACGGGCTCAATGATCTTGAGGCCGGGGCTTTATTTTCAATCTTACCTTTTGGCGTACTGGCCGGTTCACTGATTTTTGGCCCTGTTTGCGACAGGTACGGTTATAAATTTCTACTAAGCATTGCCTGCATCTGTATGGCCATAGGGCTTGAAGGGATCGCTTTTGCGCCTACGCTGCTTGTTTTAAACAGCTGCGTGTTCCTCTTCGGGGCCGGAGGCGGGGCTATCAATGGCGCTACAAATGCACTGGTAGCGGATATCAGCCATACCAATAAGGGAGCCAATCTGAGCCTGCTGGGCGTTTTCTTTGGTATAGGAGCGCTGGGCATGCCTTTTATCCTTGGCCTTTTACAACATCATTTTAATTATACGGTCATCTGCGCGGTTGCAGGAATTACCTGTTTTTTATTAGGTATCTGTTATGCGCTGCTTACTTTTCCAGAGCCTAAGCAACAACCCAACGGAACCGGTACCAAAAGCAGCTTTCTGCTAAAAGAATCTTTTTTATGGCTTATATCGTTCTTTCTTTTTTTCCAAAGCAGTTTTGAAGCCATTATCAATAACTGGACCACCTCCTATCTTTCTTCCCGGTTCAAATTTGAAAAAGAAACAAGCCTGTTTGCTTTATCCCTTTTTGTAACCGGCATGGCAGTGATGCGTTTACTATTGGGCAGCTTTTTCAGAACAGCCAAAAAAGTACACCTGTTCCCCCTTCTGTTCGGGTTGGTTGCATCAGGTCTTCTGTTTCTTACATTCGGCAACAGCTTCTTTACCGCTGCATCCGGCCTAATTCTTACAGGAGCAGGACTGGCAGGCGGGTTTCCTTTTATGCTGGGCTATCTGGGAAGCCGCTATGCAGCTGCATCCGGCACAGCGTTCAGTATTGCACTGACCATTGCCCTTACCGGCAATATTCTTATCAACTCCATTACAGGCATCATTATCCAGTACTACGGTATCCGGCATTTAACGACTATTGCCTGTACAGAGCTCGCCTTTATGATCTTCCTTTATTTTTTTATAATTAAACAACTCAAATCTTAA
- a CDS encoding sugar isomerase domain-containing protein has protein sequence MLATQWLNNVRSIMTKIEETQMDFIKKAATVMADSIECGRWVHTFGCGHATLPIEEMYPRIGGFVGFHPMVELPLTFFTNITGQMGVHQFIFLERVEGYGVEIMKGYNFDKRDTMWLFSHSGINNVNIDIALESKKRGMQVVVFGSAAAAKGKQTRHSSRKTIFDIADIVVDTCAPIEDASVPVKNHIDKIGPVSTMAFVTCVWMTVTTVAEILADRGVQLFIHPSHNAPGAQDAKIRLDAALDEYKRRITGV, from the coding sequence ATGTTAGCAACACAATGGTTGAATAATGTGCGGTCCATTATGACAAAAATTGAAGAAACACAAATGGATTTTATAAAAAAGGCGGCAACCGTAATGGCCGATTCTATTGAGTGTGGCCGGTGGGTGCATACGTTTGGCTGCGGGCATGCAACATTACCTATTGAAGAAATGTACCCGCGCATTGGCGGCTTTGTAGGGTTTCATCCCATGGTGGAGCTGCCCCTTACCTTTTTTACAAACATAACAGGGCAGATGGGGGTGCACCAGTTCATTTTTTTAGAGCGTGTGGAAGGCTATGGTGTTGAAATTATGAAAGGCTATAATTTTGACAAACGGGATACGATGTGGCTGTTCTCTCACTCCGGTATCAATAATGTAAATATTGATATTGCGCTGGAATCCAAAAAGCGTGGCATGCAGGTAGTGGTATTTGGCTCCGCTGCTGCCGCAAAGGGAAAACAGACCCGTCATTCCAGCAGGAAAACGATTTTTGACATCGCTGACATTGTAGTAGATACCTGTGCGCCTATTGAAGACGCTTCTGTGCCTGTAAAAAACCATATTGACAAAATAGGTCCTGTATCTACTATGGCTTTTGTAACCTGTGTGTGGATGACGGTGACCACCGTTGCCGAGATCCTGGCCGACAGGGGCGTGCAATTGTTTATTCACCCTTCACATAATGCCCCCGGAGCTCAAGACGCTAAAATACGGCTGGATGCCGCTTTGGATGAGTATAAAAGAAGGATCACCGGTGTTTAA
- a CDS encoding GNAT family N-acetyltransferase, whose product MDIEIKRLKEDTDTLKQLIRLYAEVFETPVFTMPDDTYLNGLLHNPMQLFIIALKDKTLAGGLTAYVLPSVYRPSPDIYLYDIAVKKNLQRSGIGTLLMHRLFEEGKRMGASEVFVQADSADRHALNFYKQSGGHAETDVMHFSYIIK is encoded by the coding sequence ATGGATATAGAAATAAAAAGATTAAAGGAGGATACAGATACCTTAAAACAATTGATCCGGCTTTATGCCGAAGTATTCGAAACACCGGTTTTTACAATGCCCGATGACACCTATCTTAACGGGCTTTTACATAACCCCATGCAGCTTTTTATAATCGCCTTAAAGGATAAAACCCTGGCAGGAGGGTTAACAGCATACGTTTTACCTTCTGTTTACAGGCCTTCACCGGATATCTATTTATATGACATCGCTGTAAAGAAAAATCTGCAAAGAAGCGGTATCGGTACTTTATTAATGCACCGGTTATTTGAAGAAGGTAAAAGGATGGGGGCTTCTGAAGTTTTTGTTCAGGCGGATAGTGCTGACAGGCATGCGCTTAACTTTTATAAGCAATCAGGCGGCCATGCTGAAACAGATGTAATGCATTTCAGCTATATTATAAAATAA
- a CDS encoding metallophosphoesterase family protein codes for MNRKNFIKGSALGLAGIALPGSGYFEKERISKKDFITVAHITDVHIRPGDNAPARFKECLKMIIRKHQPDFFLNTGDSIQDASYDDVVREQVVSQWQIWDNCLEVIKQYEMYSCIGNHDPWWKAPSKEDEMFGKEYVVKRLKMPGRYYGFSRQGWHFIVLDGNNANVSLDDEQFNWLQKELEQLPDHKPVLIMSHYPILGTTPVLVGGGHSDFKKLKDLFYKHRDKVKVCLSGHNHLSDTTLYNNVYYCCNGAMSGFWWGRGDQESAGPGYYLETPPGYAVLKLFTGGRVENQYIPHGF; via the coding sequence ATGAACAGGAAAAATTTTATTAAAGGATCTGCTCTGGGCCTGGCAGGTATTGCCCTGCCAGGTTCGGGGTATTTTGAAAAAGAGCGTATCTCAAAAAAAGATTTTATAACGGTAGCACATATTACAGATGTGCATATCAGACCGGGTGACAATGCTCCCGCACGGTTTAAGGAATGCTTAAAAATGATCATCAGGAAACATCAGCCCGATTTCTTTTTAAACACCGGTGATTCTATACAGGATGCTTCGTATGATGATGTTGTCAGAGAGCAGGTCGTGAGCCAATGGCAAATATGGGATAATTGTCTGGAGGTGATAAAACAGTATGAAATGTACTCCTGCATCGGCAATCATGACCCCTGGTGGAAGGCTCCGTCAAAAGAAGATGAAATGTTTGGAAAGGAATATGTTGTAAAAAGATTGAAAATGCCCGGCCGTTATTACGGTTTTTCCCGGCAGGGCTGGCATTTTATAGTGCTGGACGGTAATAATGCCAATGTTTCACTGGACGATGAACAGTTTAACTGGCTGCAAAAGGAACTGGAGCAGTTGCCGGACCATAAGCCTGTACTCATAATGTCTCATTACCCTATACTGGGCACTACACCGGTTCTGGTGGGAGGGGGACATAGCGACTTTAAAAAGCTGAAGGATCTGTTTTATAAACACAGGGATAAGGTAAAGGTTTGTTTAAGCGGGCACAATCATTTATCAGATACCACTTTGTATAATAATGTATATTATTGTTGCAACGGGGCCATGTCCGGGTTCTGGTGGGGCCGGGGTGATCAAGAATCTGCCGGTCCGGGCTATTATCTGGAAACGCCTCCCGGCTATGCGGTCCTGAAATTATTTACCGGCGGAAGAGTAGAAAACCAATATATTCCCCATGGATTCTAA
- a CDS encoding RagB/SusD family nutrient uptake outer membrane protein, with protein MKKYYIAILITLAGMSSCKKSFLDRYPQTSISPQLYFNTESDLSLYINGLLDHPGTSLYVNGNEQATDDYATTGNVTVKNLLSGNISPQNVPNNWNWGRLRSINYFLDNYSKAAVSEDIKNHYAGLARYYRAKFYLDKVKFFSDVPWYSHTIDPTDSLSLYKASDPRTLVVDSIFADLDFAAGNVKEKVPAGTPGLWAVKAMYARMALFEGTYRKYHPELNLQGTAARFLQLAKQQAGDIIASGQFALTPNYADLFNSQDLSQNKEVILNTAYDVAKEIASSGNANILDYEQSPSRDLVQTYLMKDGTRFTDAANYQQKQFVEEFKNRDPRIYATLMYPGFILLPATTPYIQKLNNNFTGYHQLKGYQNSSTDATVINSTDVPAIRYAEVLLVYAEASAELGAVTQDDIDKTIGLLRARAGMPPLLITSANANPDPVLAAKYPDVGGANKGLILEIRREKRVEFALEGQRYNDLMRWHAGTTGFAPYAQGLYFPGLGQYDLTGDGIPDIILISKTASIPDEKNKIKNALGVTLIYYKVGVFGDQNVTVFLQNGEAGGPIVTGVTPRAFIEPKYYYLPIPVLETTQNGQLKQPFGW; from the coding sequence ATGAAAAAGTATTATATAGCAATCCTTATTACGCTTGCCGGCATGAGCTCCTGCAAAAAAAGTTTTCTGGACCGGTATCCGCAAACGTCCATCTCACCCCAGCTTTATTTTAATACGGAAAGCGATCTGTCGTTATACATTAACGGCCTGCTGGACCACCCCGGAACCTCCCTGTATGTAAACGGGAATGAACAGGCTACGGACGACTATGCCACCACCGGCAATGTGACCGTTAAAAATCTCCTGAGTGGGAATATAAGCCCCCAGAACGTACCCAACAACTGGAACTGGGGCAGGTTAAGAAGTATTAATTATTTTTTAGACAACTATTCCAAAGCTGCCGTTTCAGAGGATATAAAAAACCATTATGCCGGTCTGGCCCGGTATTACAGGGCAAAATTTTACCTGGACAAAGTAAAGTTTTTTTCTGATGTGCCCTGGTACAGCCATACAATTGATCCTACAGATTCATTATCCTTATACAAAGCCAGCGATCCCAGAACGCTGGTGGTGGACAGCATATTTGCTGATCTGGATTTTGCGGCCGGTAATGTTAAGGAAAAGGTTCCTGCAGGAACCCCCGGGCTTTGGGCCGTAAAAGCGATGTATGCCCGGATGGCCTTATTTGAAGGAACATACCGGAAGTATCATCCTGAGCTGAACCTGCAAGGCACTGCAGCCCGTTTTTTGCAGCTGGCAAAACAACAGGCGGGTGATATCATTGCATCCGGTCAGTTTGCTTTAACGCCCAATTATGCAGACCTGTTTAACAGCCAGGACTTGAGTCAGAATAAAGAGGTGATTTTAAATACTGCGTATGATGTGGCTAAGGAAATAGCAAGCTCCGGAAACGCAAATATACTGGACTATGAGCAATCTCCTTCCCGTGATCTGGTGCAAACCTATCTGATGAAGGACGGCACAAGGTTTACTGATGCTGCCAATTATCAGCAGAAACAATTTGTGGAGGAATTTAAAAACCGGGATCCGAGGATCTATGCTACGCTCATGTACCCCGGCTTTATTCTGCTGCCGGCCACAACGCCGTATATACAAAAGCTGAACAACAATTTTACGGGATATCATCAGTTGAAAGGATATCAGAACAGCAGTACGGATGCAACCGTTATTAACAGTACAGATGTTCCGGCAATAAGGTATGCAGAAGTGCTGTTGGTATATGCCGAGGCCAGCGCTGAACTGGGTGCAGTAACGCAGGACGACATTGATAAAACAATCGGGCTGCTACGGGCCCGTGCTGGTATGCCCCCCTTGCTCATAACCAGTGCCAATGCAAATCCCGATCCGGTCCTGGCCGCCAAATATCCTGATGTAGGCGGAGCGAATAAAGGACTGATTCTTGAGATACGGCGTGAAAAGCGCGTTGAATTTGCATTGGAGGGACAACGGTACAATGACCTGATGCGCTGGCATGCCGGAACAACAGGGTTTGCGCCTTATGCGCAGGGGCTTTATTTCCCTGGCCTGGGACAGTATGACCTTACAGGAGATGGTATTCCGGATATCATCCTGATCAGCAAAACGGCCTCAATACCGGATGAGAAAAACAAGATAAAAAATGCATTAGGCGTAACACTGATCTACTATAAAGTGGGTGTTTTCGGAGACCAGAACGTTACGGTTTTTCTTCAGAACGGAGAAGCCGGCGGACCTATTGTTACAGGGGTTACTCCCCGGGCCTTTATAGAGCCGAAGTATTATTATTTGCCCATTCCTGTTCTGGAAACAACACAAAACGGACAGTTAAAACAACCGTTTGGATGGTAG